A genomic window from Lycium barbarum isolate Lr01 chromosome 4, ASM1917538v2, whole genome shotgun sequence includes:
- the LOC132635219 gene encoding reticulon-like protein B22 — protein MNEVASLQSRGAMELNANETTTRIVNPRKTDIGGKPFILIICGSLVYYHCAYRNSSLVSLVSDVFIVLLCSLAILGLLFRQMNISVPVDPLEWQISQDAANRVFACLANTVGAAESVLRVAATGHDKRLFFKVVATLYVLSALGRIASGVTIAYAGLCFLCLYLLAENLQLISSRNPRRRDFTNTVQDD, from the coding sequence ATGAACGAAGTCGCTTCACTTCAAAGTAGAGGTGCAATGGAATTGAATGCTAACGAGACCACAACAAGGATAGTAAACCCAAGGAAGACGGATATTGGTGGTAAACCCTTCATACTCATCATCTGCGGATCCCTCGTTTACTACCACTGTGCCTATCGGAATTCTAGTCTCGTCTCTCTTGTCTCGGACGTCTTTATTGTACTCCTTTGTTCACTCGCCATTCTAGGCCTCTTGTTTCGTCAGATGAACATCTCGGTTCCTGTGGATCCGCTTGAGTGGCAGATCTCTCAGGATGCTGCCAACAGGGTTTTCGCCTGCCTCGCCAATACTGTCGGCGCTGCTGAGTCTGTTCTTCGGGTTGCTGCTACGGGCCATGATAAGCGCTTGTTCTTTAAGGTTGTGGCTACTCTTTATGTGCTATCAGCTCTCGGAAGGATAGCGTCGGGTGTTACCATTGCTTATGCTGGGCTCTGCTTTCTTTGCCTTTATTTGCTTGCTGAGAACTTGCAATTGATTAGCTCGAGGAATCCAAGGAGAAGGGACTTCACGAACACAGTTCAGGACGATTAA
- the LOC132635220 gene encoding probable BOI-related E3 ubiquitin-protein ligase 2 encodes MAVQAQYPSNVLFLNRNVQEGKSPLGNDYSLQHQPGGGGGGGGSFLDQTQMLFNPGVGENTRKRGRELTSTTTAAMNYPLMPMQSQPQPQLIDLTQLHTSPPSQQQPPNVVSTGLRLAFGDQQQQQQQHHHHSLSPQSSQSSAFYSILTDDLATHIKHQRDEIDHLLLIQGEQLRRTLAEKRQRHYRALIGAAEESITRRLREKEAEMAKAARRNAELEARAAQLSAEAQAWQARARQQEVTAATLQAQLQHAMMNNGACNNNNNNERDEGNNNNGEPEDAESAYIDPDRVVESTGPSCKGCNKRAASVVILPCRHMCVCTECDAVAQACPLCFSIRSSSVEVFLC; translated from the exons ATGGCTGTCCAAGCTCAATATCCATCTAATGTTCTCTTTTTAAACAG AAATGTACAAGAAGGAAAAAGCCCACTTGGTAATGATTATTCATTGCAACATCAAcctggtggtggtggtggtggtggtggatcTTTTCTTGATCAAACACAAATGCTATTCAATCCAGGAG TTGGGGAAAATACACGAAAACGAGGAAGAGAACTTACAAGTACAACAACAGCAGCAATGAATTATCCATTGATGCCAATGCAATCTCAGCCTCAACCGCAACTCATTGACTTAACTCAGCTTCATACATCGCCTCCTTCGCAGCAACAGCCTCCGAATGTTGTCTCCACCGGTCTCCGTTTAGCTTTCGGAgaccaacagcaacaacaacaacaacatcatcatcactcTCTTTCTCCTCAATCCTCTCAATCATCAGCTTTCTATTCAATATTAACAGATGACTTAGCTACTCATATCAAACACCAACGCGATGAAATTGATCATCTCCTCCTAATTCAG GGGGAACAACTGAGGCGTACGTTAGCAGAGAAGAGGCAACGTCACTACCGTGCGCTGATAGGAGCAGCAGAGGAGTCAATAACGCGAAGGCTAAGAGAAAAAGAAGCGGAAATGGCGAAAGCAGCGCGTCGAAACGCGGAACTAGAAGCGCGTGCAGCACAATTGAGCGCAGAGGCGCAAGCGTGGCAAGCGAGAGCTAGGCAACAAGAAGTTACAGCAGCAACACTGCAAGCGCAGTTACAACACGCGATGATGAACAACGGCGcgtgtaataataataataacaacgaGAGAGACGAAGGGAATAATAATAATGGTGAACCGGAGGATGCTGAATCGGCTTATATTGACCCGGACCGGGTTGTTGAATCGACCGGTCCGAGTTGCAAAGGGTGTAACAAACGAGCTGCATCAGTGGTGATATTGCCGTGTcgacatatgtgtgtgtgtacagAATGTGATGCTGTTGCTCAAGCTTGCCCATTGTGTTTCTCCATAAGAAGCTCAAGTGTTGAAGTCTTTCTCTGTTAA